DNA from Delphinus delphis chromosome 8, mDelDel1.2, whole genome shotgun sequence:
GACGTCACAGCCGCGCCGGGCGGCCTGTTAGGAGAGGGGTCAGGAAACGTGCACGTGGGCCGAGAGTGGATGACAGAGGGTCCGCTCTGTAGGCCCTGGGGGGCCAGTCCCGCAGGAGTGGGAATGAGCCGTGGCGGGGGCTGGATCCTGTGCCTGGGGCCAGCGTGGCTGGCAGGTGACGGTACCCTGTGCCGCCCCCCAGGCCATCACCATTGAGGCTGAGCCTCGGGCCGATGGCAGCCGCCGGACCACACGTTACGACATCGACATGACCAAGTGTATCTACTGCGGCTTCTGCCAGGAGGCCTGCCCTGTGGACGCCATCGTCGAGGTGAGCGGGccccgcggcgggggaggccggGGCGGAAGCTCCTCGGAGGGGCCTGACGTGGCTGCGTCTGCTCCCCCGCTCACAGGGCCCCAACTTCGAGTTCTCCACGGAGACGCACGAGGAGCTGCTCTACAACAAGGAGAAGCTGCTCAACAACGGGGACAAGTGGGAGGCCGAGATCGCCGCCAACATCCAGGCCGACTACCTCTACCGGTGACCGGCCCGCCGGCTGGCCCGAGGTCCCCTTCTGCCTAATAAAAGAGCTCTGACCTCCCCACCACCTCTGTCATCAGTCCGCCGTCCAGGCCTGACCACGGCCTGTGGCTTCCTCCATTGGACCAGGTCCTTGGACAGAGTCGCCCTCCTGTGCGACTCTGTGGGACCTGCCAGGCCCTCCCCGTGGCTGGGCCCGGGCCCGCGGCAGTGTGTGGCGCACACATCTTCCTGGGCATGTTCCCCAAGGCTTCGCAGGCTGGAGGTCGGCCCAGGTCCACTGTTCCCATAATCCTGTGTGCccaaggggtggggctggggcctgtCCTCTCCTGAGGGCCACCCACAGCTGAGACCCTAAGGACCTAGAGCCTCTCGCAAGGCCGCAGGCAGAAATACATCAAGAGCAGGAACTTGGAAAGGCCAGAGCATCCTTgctgggaggcaggggaaggctgctctggggggggtggggtgacAGTCACGAGGGGGTGACCCAGGCCCTGCTGCCTGTGAGctggctctgcctctcctccAGCCACATCCGCTTTTCTCCCCAGCTTCCCCAGACCAGGCTGCTGGCATGGCTTCTGCCGCTCAGGACTTCCTGCTTTGCAGTCCCAGCCAAGTGACATGGTTCCTTCTGGGGCCACACGCAAGCCCAGTGGCAGCAGAGTAGCCAAAAACAGCCCCCTCTAACTTGGTGCTAAGAGGTGTGAGAGGATTTCAATTTATTCTCAGCAGTGAGGAAACTGGCTCAGAGGGGGGAAGTGTCTTGCTCAGGATCACACAGCACACATCTGATGAAAAAACTAATTCGGGCCTGAGAGATCTCGGAGTTCCCTTTCTCCATTATTTCCAAAAGTGCTTTTTACAAAACACTGATCTCCCAAGATGCTTCTTGGAAGGGTGTTCTAGGGACCAGTAAGTGTGGGAAATGCCCCAAGTGCCTCTCCCCTCTGGGACAGGCACTGCATGATAGCACATTCAAGGCTCTGAGAAGGCCTGCAGCAAAGAAACCCAGATTACCCAGCTCATTACCAGGAAGCCCCTTTTCTCAGAtcccctgctgacacctggacCTACTTACCAGGCCAGGATGGGCCATCTCCTGATGCAGAAGTGGCCCAGGACTTGTGTGGGCCCCACCACTGGCCAAGGTTCTGGGGTCCTTTGAACCCACAAAATGGCACAGAGGTGAGAAGTGCAGGACCAGGAAGGAAGACTTGAGCCCGGGGAGTGTCCACGAGTCCAGCACCACTAGTCCTGCTGGCTGCTGGGGGCAGGAGCTCTCCAAAAACAAGGCCAGTTGTAAGAGGCAGGCTTGAAAATCCTAAATCGCCTCTAATTTTGCTTTTCCCACACATAACCAGCACTAGACGCTTGACATGGAGGCTCCATCTGTACGCAGGTAAATAGAATACTTTCATTTAAAGTGGAtgagtctagggacttccctggcggtccagtggttaagactccacacttccagtgcaggggctgtgggttcgatccctggttggggaactaagattgcccatgccatgcagcacagccaaaaaaaataaaataaaatggatgagtGTATCCAGCTCCTGACTTGATTCTCTCCCTTACTGCTGGGTCAGAGTGCAGCTCTGACGCCATTTTGTAACATGATAGAGTTCCAGTTTGCCCTGAGCAGGAAGTATCGACCCGAGGCCCCCACTGGTACTCAGTTTGGTTGTGTCGAGGTTACTCCTTGAAAGTAGCCCCTCCGTGCCCCAGAAAGTGTCTCCCACTTTGCTGAAGACACTAGCCTTGGCTGTGACTCAGTTGCCAGCGCCCAGCTCTGGGGCTCCGTttgcccaccctccccccacctctcacAGGCCCTTGCCCTGAGGGGCCCCAGCAGGTGCAGGCTTGGCCTGTCCAAAGTGCAGGCAGCTGGACAGTCGTGAG
Protein-coding regions in this window:
- the NDUFS8 gene encoding NADH dehydrogenase [ubiquinone] iron-sulfur protein 8, mitochondrial isoform X2 — its product is MREPSMDMKSVTDRAAQTLLWTELIRGLGMTLSYLFREPATINYPFEKGPLSPRFRGEHALRRYPSGEERCIACKLCEAVCPAQAITIEAEPRADGSRRTTRYDIDMTKCIYCGFCQEACPVDAIVEGPNFEFSTETHEELLYNKEKLLNNGDKWEAEIAANIQADYLYR